A single genomic interval of Daucus carota subsp. sativus chromosome 1, DH1 v3.0, whole genome shotgun sequence harbors:
- the LOC108215812 gene encoding uncharacterized protein LOC108215812 has protein sequence MDPEDIITYMIQEEEEEEHEMNIAVGAYAQSSSQRNDRSLVRHRGSVLNHRIIYRNRELGNQLFYRDYFSDHPTYPDYIFRRRFRMRRSLFVRIQSAIESHDPYFVQRCDAIGVLGLSPLQKMTAALRIIAYGLPADAIDDYVRIGESTAIESLRKFVKAIVQIFGEQYLRRPHSGDVKRLMEVAEQRGFPGMLGSIDCMHWRWKNCPTAWHGAFSGRYHEPTIILEAVASYDLWIWHAYFGLPGSLNDINVLDRSTLFSEWAEGQAPEVNYTINGHNYNMGYYLDYTELE, from the coding sequence ATGGATCCTGAAGATATCATAACGTATATGATtcaagaagaagaggaagaggagCACGAGATGAATATTGCTGTAGGTGCATATGCTCAATCCAGTAGCCAAAGAAATGATCGTAGTTTAGTTCGTCATCGTGGATCAGTCCTCAATCATCGCATCATTTACCGGAACAGGGAATTAGGTAATCAACTATTCTATCGTGATTATTTTAGTGATCATCCCACATATCCGGACTATATTTTTCGTAGAAGATTTCGTATGCGAAGATCATTATTTGTTCGAATTCAAAGTGCAATTGAGTCCCATGATCCCTATTTTGTACAAAGATGTGATGCAATTGGAGTTTTGGGATTATCACCTCTCCAAAAAATGACTGCTGCATTGAGAATAATCGCATATGGACTGCCTGCAGATGCAATCGATGATTATGTTCGAATTGGTGAAAGCACCGCAATTGAAAGTTTGAGGAAATTTGTCAAAGCGATTGTGCAAATATTTGGGGAACAATATTTAAGAAGGCCACATAGCGGTGATGTTAAAAGATTAATGGAGGTTGCTGAGCAGCGTGGATTTCCAGGAATGCTAGGCAGTATCGATTGTATGCATTGGAGGTGGAAAAACTGTCCAACTGCGTGGCATGGGGCTTTTTCAGGTCGTTACCATGAGCCAACAATCATCCTTGAAGCTGTAGCTTCGTATGATCTTTGGATATGGCATGCTTATTTTGGGTTACCTGGATCGTTGAATGATATAAATGTATTGGACCGATCCACTTTATTTTCTGAATGGGCAGAGGGTCAAGCACCAGAAGTTAACTATACCATCAATGGGCACAATTACAATATGGGATACTATCTCGATTACACAGAATTAGAGTAA
- the LOC108205468 gene encoding BTB/POZ domain-containing protein At5g48800 isoform X2, with protein sequence MFHDVPSDITIEVNGGAFPLHKFPLVARCGRMRKLVAENRGSDICRIELLNLPGGAESFELAAKFCYCINFEITSANVAQLLCVSDYLEMTEEFSSNNLGSRAEEYLETIVCKNLEMCIAVLQQCENLLPFADELKIVSRCIDAIVSKACVEQIASSFSRLEYTSSGRLQMNRQAKCEGDWWIEDLSDLRIDLYQRVITAMKCRGVRPESIGESLMNYAQKELTKKSAVWNSSNQPNLVTEISEHERLVVESIVSLLPVEKLVIPITFLFGLLRKSVMLDCTVACRLDLERRIGSQLDIATLDDLLIPAFCQASDTLFDVDTVHRILVKFSQQDESDDDMEDGSLFGSDSLGSPSQTALVKVSKLVDNYLAEIAPDANLEVTKLIAIAKTLPSDARTSHDGLYRAIDVYLKAHPGLSDTDKQQLCRLIDFQKLSQEAASHAAQNERLPLQSMVQVLYIEQLRLRNALSHSYPDDDDQKQIHHSLRINGGALSAAMSPRDNYASLRRENRELKLELTRLRMRLNDLEKEHVCMKKNMEKSQTNNFISSFSKKLGRLNFFGSSSSQGSSPPSQNSQRMDTKVIQRTVDHSTV encoded by the exons ATGTTTCATGATGTTCCTAGTGATATAACAATTGAAGTGAACGGTGGAGCATTTCCTCTGCACAAG TTCCCTCTAGTAGCACGTTGTGGGAGAATGCGGAAGTTGGTAGCAGAAAACAGGGGTTCAGATATTTGTAGGATAGAGCTTCTAAACCTACCTGGTGGAGCCGAGTCGTTTGAGCTGGCTGCAAAATTTTGCTATTGCATTAATTTTGAGATCACATCGGCTAATGTTGCTCAACTTCTTTGCGTCTCCGACTACCTTGAAATGACTGAGGAGTTCTCAAGTAACAATCTTGGGTCCCGTGCTGAAGAATATCTGGAGACTATTGTCTGCAAGAACCTTGAAATGTGTATTGCAGTACTGCAACAATGTGAAAACCTACTTCCTTTTGCTGATGAGCTTAAAATTGTTAGCAGATGCATTGACGCTATAGTATCCAAAGCGTGTGTTGAACAGATCGCTTCAAGCTTCTCTCGCTTGGAATATACTAGTTCTGGAAGACTTCAGATGAATCGGCAGGCCAAATGTGAAGGAGACTGGTGGATTGAAGATCTGTCTGATCTACGGATTGACTTGTATCAGAGAGTTATTACAGCAATGAAATGTCGTGGAGTTCGACCTGAAAGTATTGGTGAATCACTTATGAATTATGCTCAGAAAGAATTGACAAAGAAGTCTGCTGTTTGGAACTCATCGAACCAACCAAACCTGGTCACTGAAATTAGCGAACATGAAAGACTTGTGGTTGAGTCGATTGTTAGCCTTCTTCCAGTTGAAAAACTTGTCATTCCCATTACCTTTCTTTTTGGTCTATTGCGGAAATCTGTAATGCTCGATTGCACAGTTGCTTGTAGACTTGATCTTGAGAGGCGTATTGGCTCCCAGTTAGATATAGCCACCCTTGATGATCTTTTAATCCCCGCCTTTTGCCAAGCATCTGACACTTTATTTGATGTTGATACAGTTCATAGAATTTTGGTTAAGTTTTCTCAGCAAGATGAAAGTGATGATGACATGGAAGATGGCTCCCTCTTTGGATCTGACAGTCTTGGTTCACCTTCTCAAACTGCACTTGTCAAAGTTTCCAAGTTAGTGGATAACTACCTTGCAGAAATTGCACCTGATGCAAACCTTGAGGTTACCAAGTTGATAGCCATCGCAAAAACATTGCCATCAGATGCGCGCACCTCTCATGATGGACTATATAGAGCTATTGATGTCTACCTCAAA GCTCATCCGGGGTTGTCTGATACAGATAAGCAGCAGCTCTGCAGATTGATTGATTTCCAAAAGCTTTCGCAAGAAGCTGCTTCACATGCTGCACAAAATGAACGACTTCCTCTACAATCAATGGTCCAAGTCCTTTACATTGAACAGTTGAGACTTCGTAATGCCTTGTCCCATTCTTATCCTGACGATGATGATCAGAAGCAGATCCACCACTCATTGCGTATCAACGGTGGGGCTCTCAGTGCTGCAATGTCTCCGCGAGACAACTATGCATCACTGAGGAGGGAAAACCGTGAACTGAAACTTGAACTGACTCGGCTTCGTATGAGACTTAATGATTTAGAGAAAGAACATGTTTGTATGAAGAAGAACATGGAGAAATCTCAGACCAATAATTTTATTAGCTCTTTTTCAAAGAAACTAGGCAGACTCAACTTTTTTGGGTCTAGCTCTTCACAAGGATCAAGTCCTCCTTCACAAAACTCCCAAAGAATGGATACCAAGGTAATTCAAAGGACAGTTGATCATAGCACAGTTTAA
- the LOC108205468 gene encoding BTB/POZ domain-containing protein At5g48800 isoform X3, with amino-acid sequence MRKLVAENRGSDICRIELLNLPGGAESFELAAKFCYCINFEITSANVAQLLCVSDYLEMTEEFSSNNLGSRAEEYLETIVCKNLEMCIAVLQQCENLLPFADELKIVSRCIDAIVSKACVEQIASSFSRLEYTSSGRLQMNRQAKCEGDWWIEDLSDLRIDLYQRVITAMKCRGVRPESIGESLMNYAQKELTKKSAVWNSSNQPNLVTEISEHERLVVESIVSLLPVEKLVIPITFLFGLLRKSVMLDCTVACRLDLERRIGSQLDIATLDDLLIPAFCQASDTLFDVDTVHRILVKFSQQDESDDDMEDGSLFGSDSLGSPSQTALVKVSKLVDNYLAEIAPDANLEVTKLIAIAKTLPSDARTSHDGLYRAIDVYLKAHPGLSDTDKQQLCRLIDFQKLSQEAASHAAQNERLPLQSMVQVLYIEQLRLRNALSHSYPDDDDQKQIHHSLRINGGALSAAMSPRDNYASLRRENRELKLELTRLRMRLNDLEKEHVCMKKNMEKSQTNNFISSFSKKLGRLNFFGSSSSQGSSPPSQNSQRMDTKVIQRTVDHSTV; translated from the exons ATGCGGAAGTTGGTAGCAGAAAACAGGGGTTCAGATATTTGTAGGATAGAGCTTCTAAACCTACCTGGTGGAGCCGAGTCGTTTGAGCTGGCTGCAAAATTTTGCTATTGCATTAATTTTGAGATCACATCGGCTAATGTTGCTCAACTTCTTTGCGTCTCCGACTACCTTGAAATGACTGAGGAGTTCTCAAGTAACAATCTTGGGTCCCGTGCTGAAGAATATCTGGAGACTATTGTCTGCAAGAACCTTGAAATGTGTATTGCAGTACTGCAACAATGTGAAAACCTACTTCCTTTTGCTGATGAGCTTAAAATTGTTAGCAGATGCATTGACGCTATAGTATCCAAAGCGTGTGTTGAACAGATCGCTTCAAGCTTCTCTCGCTTGGAATATACTAGTTCTGGAAGACTTCAGATGAATCGGCAGGCCAAATGTGAAGGAGACTGGTGGATTGAAGATCTGTCTGATCTACGGATTGACTTGTATCAGAGAGTTATTACAGCAATGAAATGTCGTGGAGTTCGACCTGAAAGTATTGGTGAATCACTTATGAATTATGCTCAGAAAGAATTGACAAAGAAGTCTGCTGTTTGGAACTCATCGAACCAACCAAACCTGGTCACTGAAATTAGCGAACATGAAAGACTTGTGGTTGAGTCGATTGTTAGCCTTCTTCCAGTTGAAAAACTTGTCATTCCCATTACCTTTCTTTTTGGTCTATTGCGGAAATCTGTAATGCTCGATTGCACAGTTGCTTGTAGACTTGATCTTGAGAGGCGTATTGGCTCCCAGTTAGATATAGCCACCCTTGATGATCTTTTAATCCCCGCCTTTTGCCAAGCATCTGACACTTTATTTGATGTTGATACAGTTCATAGAATTTTGGTTAAGTTTTCTCAGCAAGATGAAAGTGATGATGACATGGAAGATGGCTCCCTCTTTGGATCTGACAGTCTTGGTTCACCTTCTCAAACTGCACTTGTCAAAGTTTCCAAGTTAGTGGATAACTACCTTGCAGAAATTGCACCTGATGCAAACCTTGAGGTTACCAAGTTGATAGCCATCGCAAAAACATTGCCATCAGATGCGCGCACCTCTCATGATGGACTATATAGAGCTATTGATGTCTACCTCAAA GCTCATCCGGGGTTGTCTGATACAGATAAGCAGCAGCTCTGCAGATTGATTGATTTCCAAAAGCTTTCGCAAGAAGCTGCTTCACATGCTGCACAAAATGAACGACTTCCTCTACAATCAATGGTCCAAGTCCTTTACATTGAACAGTTGAGACTTCGTAATGCCTTGTCCCATTCTTATCCTGACGATGATGATCAGAAGCAGATCCACCACTCATTGCGTATCAACGGTGGGGCTCTCAGTGCTGCAATGTCTCCGCGAGACAACTATGCATCACTGAGGAGGGAAAACCGTGAACTGAAACTTGAACTGACTCGGCTTCGTATGAGACTTAATGATTTAGAGAAAGAACATGTTTGTATGAAGAAGAACATGGAGAAATCTCAGACCAATAATTTTATTAGCTCTTTTTCAAAGAAACTAGGCAGACTCAACTTTTTTGGGTCTAGCTCTTCACAAGGATCAAGTCCTCCTTCACAAAACTCCCAAAGAATGGATACCAAGGTAATTCAAAGGACAGTTGATCATAGCACAGTTTAA
- the LOC108205468 gene encoding BTB/POZ domain-containing protein At5g48800 isoform X1, with protein MDKQQQHLSFAKCSRQQICSEWMFHDVPSDITIEVNGGAFPLHKFPLVARCGRMRKLVAENRGSDICRIELLNLPGGAESFELAAKFCYCINFEITSANVAQLLCVSDYLEMTEEFSSNNLGSRAEEYLETIVCKNLEMCIAVLQQCENLLPFADELKIVSRCIDAIVSKACVEQIASSFSRLEYTSSGRLQMNRQAKCEGDWWIEDLSDLRIDLYQRVITAMKCRGVRPESIGESLMNYAQKELTKKSAVWNSSNQPNLVTEISEHERLVVESIVSLLPVEKLVIPITFLFGLLRKSVMLDCTVACRLDLERRIGSQLDIATLDDLLIPAFCQASDTLFDVDTVHRILVKFSQQDESDDDMEDGSLFGSDSLGSPSQTALVKVSKLVDNYLAEIAPDANLEVTKLIAIAKTLPSDARTSHDGLYRAIDVYLKAHPGLSDTDKQQLCRLIDFQKLSQEAASHAAQNERLPLQSMVQVLYIEQLRLRNALSHSYPDDDDQKQIHHSLRINGGALSAAMSPRDNYASLRRENRELKLELTRLRMRLNDLEKEHVCMKKNMEKSQTNNFISSFSKKLGRLNFFGSSSSQGSSPPSQNSQRMDTKVIQRTVDHSTV; from the exons ATGGACAAACAGCAGCAGCACTTGTCGTTTGCCAAGTGCTCGCGGCAGCAGATATGCAGTGAATG GATGTTTCATGATGTTCCTAGTGATATAACAATTGAAGTGAACGGTGGAGCATTTCCTCTGCACAAG TTCCCTCTAGTAGCACGTTGTGGGAGAATGCGGAAGTTGGTAGCAGAAAACAGGGGTTCAGATATTTGTAGGATAGAGCTTCTAAACCTACCTGGTGGAGCCGAGTCGTTTGAGCTGGCTGCAAAATTTTGCTATTGCATTAATTTTGAGATCACATCGGCTAATGTTGCTCAACTTCTTTGCGTCTCCGACTACCTTGAAATGACTGAGGAGTTCTCAAGTAACAATCTTGGGTCCCGTGCTGAAGAATATCTGGAGACTATTGTCTGCAAGAACCTTGAAATGTGTATTGCAGTACTGCAACAATGTGAAAACCTACTTCCTTTTGCTGATGAGCTTAAAATTGTTAGCAGATGCATTGACGCTATAGTATCCAAAGCGTGTGTTGAACAGATCGCTTCAAGCTTCTCTCGCTTGGAATATACTAGTTCTGGAAGACTTCAGATGAATCGGCAGGCCAAATGTGAAGGAGACTGGTGGATTGAAGATCTGTCTGATCTACGGATTGACTTGTATCAGAGAGTTATTACAGCAATGAAATGTCGTGGAGTTCGACCTGAAAGTATTGGTGAATCACTTATGAATTATGCTCAGAAAGAATTGACAAAGAAGTCTGCTGTTTGGAACTCATCGAACCAACCAAACCTGGTCACTGAAATTAGCGAACATGAAAGACTTGTGGTTGAGTCGATTGTTAGCCTTCTTCCAGTTGAAAAACTTGTCATTCCCATTACCTTTCTTTTTGGTCTATTGCGGAAATCTGTAATGCTCGATTGCACAGTTGCTTGTAGACTTGATCTTGAGAGGCGTATTGGCTCCCAGTTAGATATAGCCACCCTTGATGATCTTTTAATCCCCGCCTTTTGCCAAGCATCTGACACTTTATTTGATGTTGATACAGTTCATAGAATTTTGGTTAAGTTTTCTCAGCAAGATGAAAGTGATGATGACATGGAAGATGGCTCCCTCTTTGGATCTGACAGTCTTGGTTCACCTTCTCAAACTGCACTTGTCAAAGTTTCCAAGTTAGTGGATAACTACCTTGCAGAAATTGCACCTGATGCAAACCTTGAGGTTACCAAGTTGATAGCCATCGCAAAAACATTGCCATCAGATGCGCGCACCTCTCATGATGGACTATATAGAGCTATTGATGTCTACCTCAAA GCTCATCCGGGGTTGTCTGATACAGATAAGCAGCAGCTCTGCAGATTGATTGATTTCCAAAAGCTTTCGCAAGAAGCTGCTTCACATGCTGCACAAAATGAACGACTTCCTCTACAATCAATGGTCCAAGTCCTTTACATTGAACAGTTGAGACTTCGTAATGCCTTGTCCCATTCTTATCCTGACGATGATGATCAGAAGCAGATCCACCACTCATTGCGTATCAACGGTGGGGCTCTCAGTGCTGCAATGTCTCCGCGAGACAACTATGCATCACTGAGGAGGGAAAACCGTGAACTGAAACTTGAACTGACTCGGCTTCGTATGAGACTTAATGATTTAGAGAAAGAACATGTTTGTATGAAGAAGAACATGGAGAAATCTCAGACCAATAATTTTATTAGCTCTTTTTCAAAGAAACTAGGCAGACTCAACTTTTTTGGGTCTAGCTCTTCACAAGGATCAAGTCCTCCTTCACAAAACTCCCAAAGAATGGATACCAAGGTAATTCAAAGGACAGTTGATCATAGCACAGTTTAA
- the LOC108215819 gene encoding uncharacterized protein LOC108215819, with protein sequence MSKENKDDFTRVLQVNGGTVLGMVLKAAAEFNLFEIMAKAAAVDGASPFGEDAKMLSTEDIVAHLSTQNPAAKAMLDRILRFLAANSFFKRTIVAGEDGKEKSLYGLESLCKYYIPDEDGVSLAPLLLMLHDKVIIDSWFRLKDALLEGGIAFNKAHDGMHAFEYPAIDSRFNDVFNQAMYGHTTIIMKKFLQVYTGFEEVTEIVDVGGGTGATLAKIISKYPRIRGINFDLPHVIKNAPPLAGVDHVGGDMFESVPKGEVIFMKWILHDWSDEHCLKLLKNCYNALPESGKVVIVESVVPEYTNAGSSSELRNTLSADLIMLAINPGGKERSIKEFEALAKESGFAAVELICSVSVYNVLEFHKKGLIAYDFRLTVYLIRYQSSFRFGLGVIICYSVALVGCHIVTIKIPAQKKDYKHFISEDLLKASQLSMSQEVKDANEFTMGLQLYSGTILGMVMKAAIELDLFEIIAKASTANGIYPFGKDAKKMSSDDIAAQLPTQNPAAAAMLDRILRFLAAKSVLNWSTVATEDSKEKSVYGLTSACKYYISDEDGVSLAPILIMLHDKVIIDSWYHLKDAVLEGGIPFNMAHNGMHAFEYPAIDSRIRDVLIQAMYNHTTLITKKMLKVYTGFKEITEIVDVGGGTGATLAKIISEYPLIRGINLDLPHVIKDAAPLAGVKHVSGDMFESVPEGEVIFMKWILHDWSDEHCLKILKNCCNSLPELGKVIIVESLVPEYSDTDSLAKLNNFCDSDMIMLASHAGGKERSLKEFEELAKKSGFAGVQLICSVYVYSVLEFYKKVQ encoded by the exons ATGtcgaaagaaaataaagatgattTCACAAGGGTCCTGCAGGTAAACGGTGGCACGGTTCTTGGGATGGTTCTGAAAGCGGCTGCTGAGTTTAATTTATTCGAGATCATGGCCAAAGCTGCTGCTGTTGATGGAGCTTCTCCTTTTGGAGAGGATGCTAAAATGTTGTCTACTGAAGATATTGTAGCTCATCTTTCTACGCAAAATCCTGCAGCTAAGGCCATGCTTGACCGAATTCTCCGCTTTCTGGCTGCTAATTCCTTCTTTAAACGGACAATCGTAGCTGGAGAAGATGGCAAAGAAAAGAGTTTGTATGGTCTTGAGAGTTTATGTAAATATTACATTCCTGATgaagatggtgtttcactagctCCTTTGTTGCTTATGCTTCATGACAAAGTTATTATCGATTCTTG GTTCCGCTTGAAAGATGCACTTCTTGAGGGAGGAATTGCTTTCAACAAGGCTCATGATGGCATGCATGCATTTGAATACCCTGCAATAGATAGCAGATTCAATGACGTTTTCAATCAAGCCATGTATGGCCACACCACTATAATCATGAAGAAATTTCTTCAAGTTTACACTGGATTCGAAGAGGTCACAGAGATAGTAGATGTCGGTGGGGGAACAGGGGCAACACTAGCCAAAATCATATCCAAGTATCCTCGGATTAGGGGAATCAACTTCGATTTGCCTCATGTCATCAAAAATGCCCCTCCTTTAGCTG GTGTGGATCATGTCGGAGGAGATATGTTCGAAAGTGTCCCAAAAGGAGAGGTTATTTTTATGAAG TGGATACTTCATGATTGGAGCGATGAACACTGCTTAAAGCTTTTAAAGAATTGCTATAACGCCCTTCCAGAATCTGGGAAGGTGGTCATTGTAGAATCAGTCGTGCCGGAGTATACCAACGCAGGTTCTTCATCAGAATTAAGAAACACGTTGAGTGCTGATTTGATAATGTTGGCAATAAATCCCGGAGGAAAAGAGAGGAGTATAAAAGAATTTGAGGCATTGGCAAAAGAATCTGGATTTGCTGCTGTAGAGCTAATTTGCAGCGTCTCTGTTTATAATGTTCTGGAATTTCATAAGAAAGGG CTAATAGCTTATGATTTTAGATTGACTGTTTATTTAATACGGTATCAAAGCTCGTTTAGATTTGGTCTCGGGGTAATTATCTGTTATTCTGTCGCTCTTGTTGGATGCCACATTGTCACCATTAAGATTCCTGCACAG AAAAAAGATTACAAACATTTCATATCAGAAGACTTGTTAAAGGCCAGTCAGCTAAGTATGTCTCAAGAGGTAAAAGATGCCAATGAATTTACAATGGGACTGCAGTTATACAGTGGCACAATTCTTGGAATGGTAATGAAAGCTGCTATTGAACTTGATCTGTTCGAGATCATAGCTAAGGCTTCTACCGCTAATGGTATATATCCTTTTGGAAAGGATGCTAAGAAAATGTCAAGTGATGATATTGCAGCTCAACTTCCTACTCAAAATCCTGCAGCTGCAGCAATGCTTGACAGAATCCTCCGATTTCTGGCTGCCAAGTCTGTTCTTAACTGGAGCACAGTAGCCACAGAAGATAGCAAAGAGAAGAGTGTCTATGGTCTAACAAGTGCATGCAAATATTACATTTCTGACGAGGATGGAGTTTCACTGGCTCCTATATTGATCATGCTTCATGACAAAGTTATCATTGACTCCTG GTATCACTTGAAAGATGCAGTGCTTGAGGGAGGAATTCCCTTTAACATGGCTCATAATGGCATGCATGCATTTGAATACCCTGCAATAGACAGCAGAATCAGAGATGTTCTCATTCAAGCAATGTATAACCATACCACTCTCATCACAAAGAAGATGCTTAAAGTTTACACTGGATTCAAAGAGATTACAGAAATCGTAGACGTTGGTGGTGGAACAGGGGCAACGCTAGCAAAAATCATTTCTGAGTATCCCCTGATTAGGGGAATTAACTTGGATTTACCTCATGTCATCAAGGATGCCGCTCCTTTAGCTG GTGTGAAGCATGTTAGTGGCGACATGTTCGAAAGTGTCCCAGAAGGAGAGGTCATCTTCATGAAG TGGATACTTCATGATTGGAGCGACGAACACtgcttaaaaattttaaagaattGCTGCAACTCCCTTCCAGAATTGGGTAAGGTCATTATTGTGGAATCACTAGTGCCCGAATACTCAGACACGGATTCCTTGGCAAAATTGAACAATTTCTGTGACTCTGACATGATCATGTTGGCATCACACGCTGGAGGAAAAGAGAGAAGCTTGAAAGAATTCGAGGAATTGGCAAAAAAATCTGGATTTGCAGGTGTCCAACTCATTTGCAGCGTGTATGTTTATAGTGTTCTGGAATTTTACAAGAAAGTTCAGTAG
- the LOC108215829 gene encoding caffeic acid 3-O-methyltransferase-like, with amino-acid sequence MMSNKDDEETDDFTRALQLNSGSILGMVMKAAIELHLFEIMSKAASVNGTYPFGDDSKMLSSDDIVAHLPTQNPTAPAMLDRLLRFLAAKSILKTRTIVSQVDGKDKSLYGLASICKYYISDEDGVSLAPSLALLHDKTIVDSWYHLKAAVLEGGIPFNMAHGMHVFEYPANDHRFNEVFNEGMYNHTTIIMKKILEVYTGFEQLIEIVDVGGGTGATLAKIISKYPHIRGINFDLPHVIKDASPLTGVEHVEGDMFIRVPKGEVIFMKWILHDWSDDHCLKLLKNCCGALPEFGKVITVESVVNENSATGSLSESNNVLDADMLMMASSSGGKERSLKEFEALAVESGFASVKLICSATIYSVLEFYKKV; translated from the exons ATGATGTCAAATAAAGATGATGAAGAAACCGATGATTTTACAAGGGCACTACAGCTGAATAGTGGGTCAATTCTTGGAATGGTGATGAAAGCTGCCATTGAGCTTCATTTGTTTGAGATCATGTCTAAAGCTGCTTCTGTAAATGGTACTTATCCTTTTGGCGATGATTCTAAAATGCTGTCCAGTGATGATATTGTAGCTCATCTTCCTACACAAAACCCAACAGCTCCAGCAATGCTTGACAGACTTCTCCGGTTTCTTGCTGCCAAGTCCATTCTTAAGACCCGAACCATAGTATCCCAAGTAGATGGCAAAGATAAGAGTTTGTATGGTCTAGCAAGTATATGTAAATATTACATTTCCGATGAGGATGGGGTTTCATTAGCTCCCTCACTGGCTCTGCTTCATGACAAGACTATCGTAGATTCTTG GTATCACTTGAAAGCTGCAGTGCTGGAGGGAGGAATTCCCTTTAACATGGCTCATGGCATGCATGTCTTTGAATACCCTGCAAATGACCACCGATTCAATGAAGTTTTCAACGAAGGAATGTACAACCACACCACCATAATCATGAAGAAGATTCTAGAAGTTTACACTGGATTCGAACAACTCATTGAGATAGTAGATGTTGGTGGTGGAACAGGAGCAACACTAGCCAAAATCATATCCAAGTATCCCCATATTAGAGGAATCAACTTCGATTTGCCTCATGTCATTAAAGATGCCTCTCCCTTAACTG GCGTGGAGCATGTTGAAGGAGATATGTTCATAAGAGTCCCGAAAGGAGAGGTTATCTTCATGAAG TGGATACTTCATGATTGGAGCGACGATCACTGCTTGAAGCTTTTAAAGAATTGTTGTGGCGCCCTACCAGAATTTGGCAAGGTGATAACTGTAGAATCAGTGGTGAATGAGAACTCGGCCACAGGTTCTCTATCGGAATCAAATAATGTCCTAGATGCTGATATGTTAATGATGGCTTCAAGTTCTGGAGGAAAAGAAAGGAGTTTGAAAGAATTTGAGGCATTAGCAGTAGAATCTGGATTTGCTTCAGTAAAACTCATATGCAGTGCAACTATATATAGTGTTCTGGAATTTTATAAGAAAGTCTAG